The Nocardia arthritidis genome has a window encoding:
- a CDS encoding family 2 encapsulin nanocompartment cargo protein terpene cyclase: MSVFSRAAARPATSDVAAAVAALLADFSTTAPADPFATQPETTGDVTATPQPPVASQPPVPPRLLGPSGLGAAALRLPSMEAALAQVGESVTAPAESADISNASAAAETDVVVGTEPSASRIPLGPTGLGAATAYSHRVRLAPSSGGAPRGPQEWRPPSDPTRSGTPAADPSPRPRFPTGPTGLGTASAGIRRPPAEAASPIPALYCPPPVRDNPELAELVNDGLIAWAAEIGLYEGRLDELRDADFGRLIMLAHPDSDDPDRLLAAAKCAVTEWSVDDYYCEEDAPDTAPDGSPSVAWAELGPKLEMAAAAMDPVHLPARYAPELEKALQADPILRAFRTSFEHMAHYANPAQLARLRTEIAGWFIALGAEAGWRAAKRMPPVWEYLTNRQPHSFLPCMAPIDAVGGYELPAAEYTDPGVRRVTTTAALAAQMVNDLYSMAREDLSGGREFNLPTVLSAREGCTRHEAVQRTAEVHDELMHRFEREATVLAAAGSPELRRFLTGLWAWMGGNRAWHAGSKRYQ, from the coding sequence ATGTCGGTCTTCTCCCGCGCGGCGGCGCGACCGGCCACCTCGGACGTGGCCGCGGCCGTCGCCGCGCTGCTGGCTGATTTCTCGACGACCGCACCGGCGGACCCCTTCGCCACCCAACCGGAGACGACCGGGGATGTCACCGCGACCCCGCAGCCGCCGGTGGCGTCACAGCCGCCGGTGCCGCCACGGCTGCTCGGGCCGAGCGGGCTGGGGGCCGCGGCGCTGCGGTTGCCGTCTATGGAAGCCGCACTAGCGCAGGTCGGCGAATCCGTTACCGCGCCAGCGGAATCCGCTGATATCAGCAACGCCTCGGCGGCCGCCGAGACGGATGTTGTCGTAGGCACCGAGCCGTCCGCATCGCGGATCCCGCTCGGTCCAACGGGATTGGGGGCCGCGACGGCGTACTCGCATCGGGTGCGCCTCGCGCCGAGCTCCGGCGGTGCACCGAGGGGTCCGCAGGAGTGGCGACCGCCGTCGGACCCGACCCGGTCGGGCACACCGGCGGCGGACCCGTCACCGAGACCGCGATTCCCAACCGGACCAACGGGATTGGGAACCGCTTCGGCGGGCATCCGCCGGCCGCCCGCCGAAGCGGCATCCCCGATCCCCGCGCTGTACTGCCCGCCGCCGGTGCGCGACAACCCCGAGCTCGCCGAGCTCGTCAACGACGGGCTCATCGCATGGGCCGCCGAAATCGGGCTCTACGAAGGCAGATTGGATGAGCTCCGGGACGCCGACTTCGGCAGGCTGATCATGCTGGCCCACCCCGACAGCGACGACCCGGACCGCCTGCTCGCCGCCGCCAAGTGCGCCGTCACGGAATGGTCGGTGGACGACTACTACTGCGAGGAGGACGCACCGGACACCGCACCCGACGGCTCACCGTCGGTGGCCTGGGCCGAGCTCGGGCCGAAGCTCGAAATGGCCGCCGCCGCAATGGATCCGGTACACCTCCCGGCCCGCTACGCGCCCGAGCTGGAGAAGGCGCTGCAGGCCGACCCGATCCTGCGCGCCTTCCGCACCTCCTTCGAGCACATGGCCCACTACGCCAACCCGGCGCAGTTGGCCCGGCTGCGCACGGAGATCGCGGGCTGGTTCATCGCGCTCGGCGCGGAGGCGGGCTGGCGGGCCGCCAAGCGGATGCCACCGGTGTGGGAGTACCTCACCAACCGGCAGCCGCACAGCTTCCTGCCGTGTATGGCGCCGATCGACGCGGTGGGCGGATACGAGCTGCCCGCCGCCGAATACACCGATCCCGGGGTGCGCCGGGTGACGACCACCGCGGCCCTTGCCGCCCAGATGGTCAACGACCTGTATTCGATGGCACGCGAAGACCTTTCCGGCGGAAGGGAATTCAACCTGCCGACGGTGCTGTCGGCCAGGGAGGGCTGCACCAGGCACGAGGCGGTGCAGCGCACCGCCGAAGTACACGACGAACTGATGCACCGATTCGAACGCGAGGCCACCGTGCTCGCCGCGGCCGGCTCACCCGAACTGCGCCGCTTCCTCACCGGGCTGTGGGCGTGGATGGGCGGCAATCGCGCCTGGCACGCAGGCAGCAAGCGCTACCAGTAG
- a CDS encoding family 2B encapsulin nanocompartment shell protein — MTIEMPVQTETNGQQKSLSTGAAHQLAHTTKSEPQMQGITSRWLTRMLPWTEVKGGIYRVNRRLTHTLGNGEVEFVVDGSKAKVIPLELTELPPLRDFEDEEVLNALAQRFEQLDIEPGAVVAEFGNPMDRVMLIVHGKLTKLGTGEFGERTVLGLLGDGDYFGSEMLTDSDAIWPVTVKAVKKTTMLVLSRQALQEMLDNAPALREQLSRVASRTAPPQNTKGEANIQIHSGHAGEPLLEGTFVDYDATPREYELSLAQSVLRVHTRVADLFNDPMNQVEQQLRLTIEALYERREHDLVNNEDFGLLHNCDLKQRIYTESGAPTPDDMDDLLSMRRSTKLFLAHPKAIAAFGRECSKRGLYPDPVEVDGHRVPAWRGVPIFPCSKIPVSETQTTSILAMRTGENDQGVIGLHQTGIPDEFEPSLNVRFKGIDDQSIISYLVSCYYSAAVLVPDALGILDNVLVARQAE; from the coding sequence ATGACGATCGAAATGCCGGTCCAGACCGAAACCAACGGACAACAGAAGAGCTTGAGTACGGGCGCCGCCCATCAGCTCGCGCACACCACCAAATCCGAACCGCAGATGCAGGGCATCACGTCCCGCTGGCTGACCCGCATGCTGCCGTGGACCGAGGTCAAGGGCGGTATCTACCGGGTGAACCGCCGCCTGACCCACACCCTCGGCAACGGCGAGGTCGAATTCGTCGTCGACGGTTCCAAGGCCAAGGTAATTCCTCTCGAACTCACGGAACTTCCGCCGCTGCGAGATTTCGAGGACGAGGAGGTATTGAACGCCCTCGCGCAGCGATTCGAACAACTCGATATCGAACCGGGCGCGGTGGTGGCCGAATTCGGTAATCCGATGGATCGGGTAATGCTGATCGTGCACGGAAAACTGACCAAACTCGGCACCGGTGAATTCGGCGAGCGAACCGTGCTCGGCCTGCTCGGCGACGGCGACTACTTCGGCTCCGAAATGCTCACCGACTCCGATGCCATCTGGCCGGTCACCGTCAAGGCCGTGAAAAAGACGACCATGCTCGTGCTGTCCAGGCAAGCGCTCCAGGAGATGCTCGACAACGCGCCCGCATTGCGCGAGCAACTTTCCAGAGTCGCGAGCAGGACCGCACCGCCGCAGAACACCAAGGGCGAGGCCAACATCCAGATCCACTCCGGGCACGCCGGCGAGCCGCTGCTGGAGGGCACGTTCGTCGACTACGACGCCACCCCGCGGGAATACGAACTCAGCCTGGCACAGAGCGTGCTGCGCGTGCACACCCGCGTCGCGGACCTGTTCAACGACCCGATGAACCAGGTGGAACAGCAGTTGCGCCTGACCATCGAGGCGCTGTACGAGCGCCGCGAACACGATCTGGTCAACAACGAGGACTTCGGTCTGCTGCACAACTGCGATCTCAAACAGCGGATCTACACCGAATCCGGCGCGCCGACACCGGACGATATGGACGACCTGCTGAGCATGCGGCGCAGCACCAAACTCTTTCTGGCACACCCGAAGGCGATCGCGGCATTCGGCCGGGAGTGCAGCAAACGCGGGCTGTATCCCGATCCGGTCGAGGTGGACGGCCATCGGGTGCCCGCATGGCGCGGTGTGCCGATCTTCCCGTGCAGCAAAATTCCGGTGAGCGAGACCCAGACCACATCGATCCTCGCCATGCGCACCGGCGAAAATGATCAGGGCGTTATCGGCCTGCACCAGACCGGAATTCCGGACGAATTCGAGCCGAGCCTGAACGTGCGGTTCAAGGGCATCGACGACCAGTCGATCATCTCCTATCTGGTGAGCTGCTACTACTCCGCCGCGGTTCTGGTGCCGGACGCGCTCGGGATTCTCGACAATGTCCTGGTCGCCCGGCAGGCCGAATAG
- a CDS encoding acyl-CoA synthetase produces MATAQNGLEVIRFGGLSHDVVASPYEIVERRRMYRLRHYFPDDAAPGRPVAVLVPPLMVNADIWDVNVADGAVGILHRGGIDCWVVDFGSPSTEEGGWERDLADHVLAVNSAIDTVTEATGANVHLMGYSQGGMFAYQTAAYRDGKGVESIVTFGSPVDVVAGMPFGLPYGVVSDVADFLADHVVTRLPITESMVRIGFQMLDPMKTAKARIDFLRQLHDREALLPKERQRRFLNSDGWVGYAGPAAADLLKQFVAHNRLMLGGFVIRDQPISLAELKCPILAFVGEVDDIGQPAAVRGIVRAAPNAEVYEATLVAGHFGLVAGSMATNHTWPLVRDWIDWLDNDKPLPDDIVPMSDQAAVSKPRSAATRVVHTTASLAEAGAGMGKALEAIVSNTVRGSVDLAGEAARALPRLTRLGMIQPHTRISLGRLLAEQARRAPLRDLFLFDDRVHTNAAVNVRIDNVVRGLISVGIRPAQRVGVVMETRPSALATVAALSRLGAVAVLLSPGSELARAIELTGVATLVADPENLRQAVATGARVLVLGGGESRELGIPLGENVIDLEQIDPAQVRLPAWYRPDPGLARELAFVLVSGTGDRLEAKYITNHRWALSAFGTATTADLDRRDTVYCLAPLHHSSGLLVSLGGAVAGGSRIALARSLDPARFGAEVHRYGVTVVTYTWTMLRDILDADVFPAGHNHPIRLFIGSGMPAGLWRRTTEQFAPARVLEFYASIEGDVVLANVTGVKTGCKGRPVPGTARVELVAYDPESGLILTDDHGFARRAADNEVGLLLGKAAEGVDISDGGLRGVFAAGDSWMPTENLFRRDSDGDYWLVDRKDTVIHTERGPVFGQPIVDALNEITAVDMEVAYGLPSGDSCIAVAAVSVRKGFRLTAKDVTEGMRALDPDQRPDIVYVVDDIPRSASYRPSTRAVQAAGLPEPGEHTWRYHPETESYESLTADEARELFGA; encoded by the coding sequence ATGGCGACCGCGCAGAACGGGCTCGAGGTGATTCGATTCGGCGGGCTGAGTCATGACGTCGTGGCCTCGCCGTACGAGATCGTCGAGCGCCGTCGGATGTACCGGCTGCGCCACTATTTCCCGGACGACGCGGCCCCCGGCCGCCCGGTCGCGGTGCTCGTCCCGCCGCTGATGGTCAACGCCGATATCTGGGACGTGAATGTCGCGGACGGCGCCGTCGGCATCCTGCATCGCGGCGGAATCGACTGCTGGGTGGTCGATTTCGGCTCGCCGTCCACCGAGGAGGGCGGTTGGGAGCGTGATCTCGCCGACCATGTGCTCGCGGTGAACAGCGCCATCGACACGGTCACCGAGGCCACCGGCGCCAACGTGCACCTGATGGGATATTCGCAGGGCGGCATGTTCGCCTACCAGACCGCCGCCTACCGAGACGGCAAGGGCGTCGAATCGATCGTCACCTTCGGCAGCCCGGTGGACGTCGTCGCGGGCATGCCGTTCGGATTGCCGTACGGCGTCGTCTCCGATGTCGCGGATTTCCTGGCCGACCATGTCGTCACCCGGTTGCCGATCACCGAATCCATGGTGCGCATCGGCTTCCAGATGCTCGATCCGATGAAGACCGCCAAGGCCCGCATCGATTTCCTTCGGCAGCTGCACGATCGGGAGGCGCTGCTGCCGAAGGAGCGTCAGCGCCGCTTCCTCAACAGCGACGGCTGGGTGGGCTACGCGGGCCCCGCGGCCGCCGACCTGCTCAAACAATTCGTGGCGCACAACCGGCTGATGCTGGGCGGCTTCGTAATTCGCGATCAGCCGATTTCGCTGGCCGAGCTGAAATGCCCGATCCTCGCCTTCGTCGGCGAGGTGGACGATATCGGCCAACCCGCCGCGGTCCGCGGCATCGTGCGGGCGGCGCCGAATGCGGAGGTGTACGAGGCGACCCTGGTCGCGGGTCATTTCGGCCTCGTCGCGGGCAGTATGGCGACCAATCACACCTGGCCGCTGGTGCGTGACTGGATCGACTGGCTGGACAACGACAAACCGCTGCCCGACGATATCGTGCCGATGTCGGATCAGGCCGCGGTCAGCAAGCCGCGGTCGGCGGCGACCAGGGTGGTGCACACCACCGCGTCGCTCGCCGAGGCGGGCGCGGGCATGGGTAAGGCGCTGGAGGCGATCGTCAGCAATACGGTGCGCGGCTCGGTGGATCTGGCCGGCGAGGCGGCCCGTGCGCTGCCCCGGCTGACCCGCCTGGGCATGATCCAGCCGCACACCCGCATCTCGCTCGGCAGGCTGCTCGCCGAACAGGCCCGGCGCGCACCGCTGCGTGACCTGTTCCTGTTCGACGACCGGGTGCACACCAATGCCGCGGTGAACGTCCGCATCGATAACGTTGTGCGCGGCCTCATTTCGGTCGGCATCCGGCCCGCGCAGCGCGTCGGCGTCGTGATGGAGACCCGGCCGAGCGCGCTGGCCACCGTGGCGGCGCTGTCCCGGCTGGGTGCGGTGGCGGTGTTGCTGTCACCGGGCAGCGAGCTGGCTCGGGCCATCGAACTCACCGGTGTCGCAACGCTTGTCGCCGATCCGGAGAATCTGCGCCAGGCCGTCGCGACCGGCGCGCGGGTGCTCGTGCTCGGCGGCGGTGAATCCCGCGAACTCGGTATCCCGCTGGGCGAGAACGTGATCGATCTCGAGCAGATCGATCCGGCGCAGGTGCGGCTGCCCGCCTGGTACCGGCCGGATCCGGGGCTGGCCCGGGAACTGGCCTTCGTGCTGGTGAGCGGCACCGGAGATCGGTTGGAGGCCAAGTACATCACCAACCATCGCTGGGCACTGTCCGCCTTCGGCACCGCGACCACCGCCGATCTCGACCGCCGCGACACCGTGTACTGCCTTGCGCCGCTGCATCATTCGTCGGGTCTGCTGGTGAGCCTCGGCGGCGCGGTCGCGGGCGGCAGCCGGATCGCGCTGGCCCGCTCGCTCGATCCGGCCAGGTTCGGCGCCGAGGTGCACCGCTACGGCGTCACCGTGGTGACCTACACCTGGACCATGTTGCGCGACATCCTGGACGCGGACGTCTTCCCGGCCGGGCACAACCATCCCATCCGATTGTTCATCGGCTCCGGCATGCCCGCCGGACTGTGGCGGCGCACCACCGAACAGTTCGCGCCCGCGCGGGTGCTGGAGTTCTACGCCTCCATCGAGGGAGATGTGGTGCTGGCCAACGTGACCGGCGTGAAGACGGGCTGCAAGGGCCGTCCGGTGCCCGGTACCGCGCGGGTGGAACTGGTTGCCTACGATCCGGAATCGGGCCTGATCCTGACCGACGACCACGGTTTCGCCCGCCGCGCCGCCGACAACGAGGTGGGGCTGCTGCTGGGCAAGGCGGCCGAGGGCGTCGACATCTCCGACGGCGGCCTGCGCGGTGTCTTCGCGGCTGGCGATTCCTGGATGCCGACCGAAAATCTGTTCCGCCGCGACTCCGACGGCGACTACTGGCTGGTCGACCGGAAGGATACGGTCATCCACACCGAGCGCGGCCCGGTGTTCGGCCAGCCGATCGTCGACGCGCTGAACGAGATCACCGCGGTCGATATGGAGGTGGCCTACGGTCTGCCGTCGGGCGACAGCTGCATCGCGGTGGCGGCGGTGAGCGTGCGCAAGGGCTTCCGGCTCACCGCGAAGGATGTCACCGAGGGCATGCGGGCACTCGATCCGGATCAGCGCCCCGACATCGTCTACGTGGTGGATGACATCCCGCGCAGCGCCTCCTACCGTCCGTCCACCAGGGCGGTGCAGGCCGCTGGGCTGCCGGAACCGGGTGAGCACACCTGGCGGTATCACCCGGAGACCGAATCCTATGAATCGCTCACCGCCGACGAGGCGCGAGAGCTGTTCGGGGCGTAG